The DNA segment GCGATCAGTTCGGCGCCGGCCAGGCCGCGAACACGCCCGCGACCGCCGAGCTGTCGAACTCGCAGGAGGACAGCGTCCCGCTGTCGACGCGAGAGAGTGCGCAGCACGTCACGAAGAAGGGCGGGGGCAAGGGCACCACGATCGTCGTGAACGCCCAGGTGCTGGGCGCGATCGACAAGACCACCGGGCTGAAGCTCGCGCAGGGCATTCGCGCTGCCGAGCGCTCGCTCGGTAGGACGGGGAGCTGACGTGCCGACCGACGTACTCGTGGGGAGCTATCCGAGCCTGCCGTCGCAGGCGATCACGATCACCACCGCGGGCCCGATCGCCGAGGAGCGCACGCTCGCGGCTGGTGATTACTACCTGTATGACGACGGCTCGAGCTTCGATCTGATCGCCGCGCTCACGTCGGTGATCAACGGGCACAGCATCGTCGCGGACGCGGTCGTGTCGATCCTCGACAACCGGCTGATCCAGATCACGTCGTCGACGTCCTTCGCGCTGACCTGGCCGACAGACGGCGTGCTGCGGGACCTGCTGGGCTTCACCGGCAACCTCACCACCGCGACGTCGCACACGGCGACGAACATTTCGCCGCTGCTGTGGTCACCCGGCAAGCGCGCGACGACGGGCGGCCGATTCGGCACCGACGGGATCCCCGTCGTGGACGTCGCCTGGGCGCAGTCCGGCCCCGGCCGCGTCTACGCCACCTCGCACAATCTGTATCGCCGCCAGACGCTATCGTGGCGGTATCTGCTGAATGCCCGCGTGTGGACGACGGCCGAGGCCAATGGGGAGTTCATCACGTTCTGGCGCGAGGTCTTGATCAAGGCGCGACCCTTCAAGGTCTGGCGCAACCTGACCGAGGGCTCGGGCTCGGCGTGGGACCTCGACGGCGACGGCGACGGCGTGCTGCCGTCGGCAGGCGCGTACGTCTACCAGCCCAACGGGCGCCCGGTGGACATGCCGTGGGCGCGCGAGTTCGGTTTCCACGAATCGGTGCACCCCATCGAGATCCCCTGCTCGACGACGCCTGAGTTCACCGCATGACCACTCGCGCCCTCTCCAGCGTCCGACTCGATTCGCACACGACGTTTCGGTACGTCCTCTTCGTCGAGGGCCTGCCGTGGGCGTGGACGGACGACGAGTCCGGCTCGCTCACCGGTAGCGGTCTCGGGTCGTGGATCGGCACGTCGGAGACGGCGATCGGCGGCGTCGAGGTGCTCGGCACGCGCTCGGTTCGCCCCGGGCTCGTGGTGCCGGACTCGGTGCGCTTCGAGGTCGAAGACCTCAAGTCCGGGCTCCTGCTGCCCGCGCCGGCGTCTTTCACGATCGTCGACCCCGACCTCGGCTCGCTATTCGCGATCGAGCACGACTCGACGATCGTCACCGAACGAATCCCGCCCACGACCACGGCGCTCGGCACGTCGATCCAGGTCGACGGCGGCGGCACGACCAACCCGCGCGGGCGCTACATCGGCATCGAGCGCATCGGCGCGAGCGGCCAGCGTCGGTCGTGTCCGGCGATCCCGTACCAGCTGGTCGGCTACGATCACCCCTTCGGCGAGGGCCTGCCCCCGCTGCTGATCTCCGACGAGCCGATCGAGCACGCCGGCCGCATGGTCACGCTCTATCGGATCCACGCGGACCCGACCGCGCCCGGCCTCGGCGGCGAGCTCGATGCGACCTCGTTCTACGACTGGCTCACCGCGCACGAGGCCGGCGACTTGGTCTGGTGGGGCATCCTGCAGGACGCAGGCACGGTGAGCGGCGACGAGGCGTGGGCACTCGATTGTCACGGCCCGGACGCGCTTCTCCGCCGCACGCTCGGCGCGCTGAACGACCCGCGATGGATTCGGATCAACGCAGAGCCGACGTTGTCGGCCGAGCAGGACCAGGTCGCGATGATGTTCCTCGGCCGCGGTGTCGGGGCGGGCGCGGACGCGATTCACGACGGATCGGTCTTCGACCACACCTTCACCGGCACCGACCGCAACGAGACCACGACCGAGCTGAACACGTGGATCGCGAACGCGATCTCGGGCGCCGATACGAACTGGTCGAGCGGCAACGGGCCTTTCACCGATCTCACTGACCTACCGACGGGCTCGCTGTTTCCGACGGCCGGCGTCACCACGGAGGGCGTGATCTGGATCCGCCGCGTCCCGGACGATCCCGGCGACGATGCACGCTACGCGCTGATGCGTCTGACGATGCACGAGCGCCGCTGGCGGATGCTCGGGTACCAGCCCGAGACGCAGGGCGTGATCGAAGAGCTCGGCGACGTCACCCGCGTCGAGTTCCGCAAGGACACGATCGGCGAGTCCCTGCAGGGAACCGGAATCGTCGTACCCGCGTCGGGCTACTGGACCGGCACCTTCACGACGATCACGCCCGGCTATGCGCACGAGGACGTGGCGTTCTACGGACAGGACGGCGCGCAGCGTCGTTACTACCCGATCCACACGGCGGAGGTCTTCACGATCGACCGCCACGGCGGCCAGGTGCTGACGCTGCAGGAGCCGCCCGTGTACCTCGAGGGGCAGAACACCGCCGGTCGATTCGCCGCGTCCTCGATCTCGGGCGTCGCGACGACGCGAGCCGGGTGGTTCGCAGCGCGCGGCGAAGTCGCGCTGAGCGAGGACGACGTCGCGACCGACGAGTTCGAGATCGGCGATCCGGTCGAGCGTCACCACGTCTTCCAGGCGTCGTGGCGCGACGGCACCAGCTACGGCGCCGTGGGTGTCGGCGATGGCTTCGAGGCCGCGCTGTACCTCGAGCGATTCCTCGACGGCCGCACCTTCGGCTTCCCCGACAAGCCGCTGACGTACGATTGGGCCGGCAAGGTCGCGGGCAAGGGCGGGGTCGAGGTCGCGCGCCTGAACGCGTACCACTATTACCTCGACGATGCGCCCGCGGAGATCTCGGAGACGTTGCTCCTGCAGGTGCTGCTGAGCACCGGCGCGTGCGAGGGATACGACGACGCGATCGATGCCGGCGGCTCGATCACCGCCGGTCCCAACACGCACAGCGGCGCGCCCTTGTTCGCGGGCGACTACGAGATCGCGGACCTCGGTCTCGGTGTGCCGTACCAGCTGGTCGCCTCGCCGAGCGCGTGGCGGTCGGTGTTCGACACGGTCCCCGGCGGCTGGGCCGGGCCGCTCAATCGGCAGCGCCCGGCGTACATCGGCAGCTTCCAGTCGATGGACCTGCTCGCATCGATCACGCGCCCGCGCGGCATCGCGTGGTCGCTGCACGGCAAGCAGTACGGCGTCTTCCGGGTCGGCCCGCTGTCGCCCGAGGACGCCGCGCTCGACATCACCGAGAACGCGTTCGTCGGCGATCCGCTGATGCCGATCACGGCGCAGCCACAGCAGACGCTGCGCGCCACGGGTCAGATCGACCGCGTGGTTTTTCAGCACAACTGGGCCCCCGAGGAGCGCTCGCAGCAGGACACGTACCGCGTTGAGGCGCAGGACCCTGGCGCGCGTCGACGCACCGGCGACCTGGTCGAGGAGATCAGCGCCGACGGCATGCGCCCGCCCGATCTCCAGGCCACGGTCATGGGATCGGGCAACTGGCGCCCGCTGTTTCGCCAGCTGTGGGCGGTCGATCAGGCGACGTTCTTCGCGCGCCGCCACTTCGCGCTCGACTTCCGCCTGGCGAAGCCGTTGGGCCAGGACGCGATGCCGGGCACGCCGGTGCGGATCACGAACCCGTGGCCGACGAGCTCGAGCGGCGCACGTGGAATCACGAACGCGTCCGGCCGCATCGTCTCGGCCGAGCACTTCCTGCGCGAGCCGTACACGCAGGTCCGCGCGATCGTCTTCGTCGGCACGGGGTCGCTGACCTTCGCGCCGATGGTCCGCGTCCGTCGAATCACCGGGACCACGCTCGAGTACTACCCCGACGGCCTGCAGCACGGCGGCGATTCGGTCGACGGCACCGGCTTCGCCGAGCCCGACTGGTCGAGCGCGGGCGGGGCGATCAATGCGGACCTGTACCAGCGCGCGCCGTCGGGCGACTGGACGCTGATCGACACGGTCGCGGTCTCGTCGGTGAACCTGACCTCGCGCACGATGACGCTCGGCGGCTCGGTCTCGGGCTGGCTCCGCGATCGTGATCACATCCTCGTCGTCAGCGAGTACGACGCGCAGGATGGGTGGCCGACCTCGGTGTTCGGCGTGATCGCAGACACCGACAACGCGGCCCCGGCCGCGCCGTACGCGGGGTGACCAATGGCCTGGGGCTCTCGAATCTCTACAGAGTGGGGCGCGCTGTCGTTCGACGCCAACACCCAGGGCGTCACCGCGCTGGCGAAGGACGATACGATCTTCTACGGCGAGGGCGAGGGCGCGGCGTACAGCGACATGGCCGTCGATCAGTCGCAGTACGACACGGACCTGACCGCGGCCGCGACGTGGCTGTACGAGAACTCGCCCGCGTCGCGGTTCAACGTCCAGGCACCATGGTGCATCGAGGCGGACTTTGTCGCGACCACGTCCACGACCGGGCGCATCTTCTCGTACGGGTCCTCAGGCTCGAGCTTCCTCGGCATCCGCATCGGCAACAGCGCGGGCGTCATCGATGCGATCTTGACCGTCGGCGGTGTCGCGACCGTGCTCGCGTCGCTGACGTTGCCCGATGTCTCGGGCAGTTCGCAGCGCTTCGTCATCGCGTGGGCGTCGGAGGCGAACCCGTTCACGACGGGGACGAGCGATGCCGTGCGGTCGGAGCTCCGCGCGTGGAACGTCACCGCGGGGTCGTACGACAAGGTCGAGTTCACCCACGCCGATCGCACGCTGGGGACCGCTGCGGTGGTGTGGTGGGCGCAGACCACCGCCGGCGCGTCGCCGTTCAGCGACGACCCGAACGCGTGCCGCTTCTCCGCCGGCCGGTACCACACCGCGGCGGAGACCTACGAGGACTTCGTCACGCGGACGACCGCGCCCACGATCACGGGCGCGTACACGATCGAGGCGCCGATCGTCGAGCCCACGAGCGACCTCGCGAACCCGGGCCAGTTCGCGGGCCCGGTGTCGGCCATGGGCGCGGCCGCGTCCGCGGGCATGGCGGAGCGGACGTGGTCGCCGTTGCGGGTGATTCGGCGACCCGGCTACGACGTCTTCACCGACGACCTGGCGCTGTTCCCCGCGCAGTGGCGCGAGGACATCGGCGATGCCGGGCATCAACTGTGCGGGAATACGGTCGGCTACCGACGTTTCGCTGCGGCAACGACCCACGTAGTGGTGCGCGTGCAGATCGATCAGACGCTGACGAGCACCGCGGACACTCTGAGCGTCCGCGCGTACTCGATGAACCGCCCGCCGAATGCGAGCGAATGTGTCGACGGTGACAAGGCGCTGCGAGTCAACTACGCCCAAGCGAACTGGTCGGCGTCCGGTGAAGGCTGGCTCACCATCGGCCCCGTCGAGGTCGTCCGCAACAGCCAGGGTCTGACGTGGATTGGACTTGCCCTGCTCGTCACCGCGACCGCCGGAGACGATGACTTCGAGATCGTCGCGGCGGAGTTCGAACCTCTGCATTCGGTGTGACCAATGAGCTGGCTATCCTGGGCAACCCTCTGGAGCGATGATCCCACCTATCGCAAGCAAGTGCTCACCGACGGCGGCGCGGACCTGCCAGCGCCGTCGATCGAAGCGCTGACCGGGCTCAAGCTGTTCGCGCGCGAGCCGGTCGAGGCCGTGATGCGTGCGCAGGACAAGGTCGCATGGAGCGGTCACCGCGTCGTGTGCGATTGGGGCAACGGGCTGCAGTACGCGTGGCGTGTCCCGAACACTGACCCGGACAGCAACAGCCGCACGCACCCCGATCGCACGACCTGGTACGCCGTCGCGCGCACGCGCTGCGAGCTGACGCCCGGGCATTTCCTCGAGTGCAACATCGCCTGCCTGCCGAGCGGTGAGACGCAACGCGCAGCGACCGCAGGTGAGGGCGCTCCCAGCTACCGAGCCGACGGCCCGCACGGCCGCGTCCGCATCACGGTCGTGTGGTACGACCTCGAGGGCGACAGCGAGACCACCGTCCACGAGATCGCCCTGCCGGTGTCGACGTTGCAGTACGGCGCGGAATCGACGGACGACGGTGCCCTGTACCGCGACATTCGGACGGTTGGTCCCGTCGTCATGCGCCCGCCCGGCGTCACGCTGGACAAGGCCGAGCTCCGCCGGTTCTCGCGGGGAGGGACGATTGATGTCACGGTCGAGGTCCAGGGCTCGCCACGCATTGTCGACGGGGTGGTCCAGGAGCTCCCAGATCTCTACGCGATCGCGGACGAGGACGACGCCGCGATCAAGACCCAGCACGTCTTCGCGGAGGGCGCGCCCGACGGTGCGGTCGCGCCGAAGGCGTACTACCGCGAGGTCAACAGCGCGACCGACCCGCGCGGTGGGGCTCGCCAGGTCCTCGCCACCGCGCGAGCGCAGGCCGAGATGCTGGGCCCGATGCTGTTCTCGTGGTCCGGCTACGACGAGCACTACGCGGGAGCGACCAGCACGATCGTCGCGCGCACGACATCGAACGACGGTTCGACCTTCGAGGACATCATGGACTCCAGCCGCACGTCGTGGTCGGCCGATGCGCCCGGCTTCGGCGTGTCGTGCGGCGGCTACGCCCGCCGCTGGAAGGATTCGAACTACTGGATCCTGCGCGACCGCATCGCCGTCGTACCGGTCATCGTCCGCGTGTACGGACGGACGATCACCGCGGGCGTCGGTACCGTGCGCGTGCAGTCCTCGCCGCACGACTGGGTCGACGTCGACATCCCCGTCTCGGGCTCGAACGGTTGGCACACGGGCTACGGCTGGCTGCAGTGCGGCCTGAACCCCAGCCAGCACTCGAACGCGATGGTCCTGTTCAACCACGCGGGCGCGTCCGGTTCGCTGTCGATCGAGTCGGTGACCTGCTATGTCTGCAATCGTCCGTCGACGATCACGCGCTAGTGGCAGACACCGCCCGCGGAGTAGTGCTCGTCGAGCCACTCACAGCTGATCTGATCGCCGCCCTCGAAGCAGCGCTGTTGGTGCACTGCCGCGGCGGCCTGGCACATGTCGCACGCCGGCAGGAGCGCGCTCGAGAGCAGGCCCAGGGCGACGGCGAGAGCGAGACGGATGCGAGCGGTCATGCCCACAGCATGGATCCGCGCAGCGTGCGTGTCAACTCGTGATAGCTCTCACAGCGTGGCGGATCTGCTCGACGCTCGTGTAGGTGTCCCGGGCCGCCCTCGCCGCGGACTCGACCGCGCGCAGCATCCGGTGCCCCCACCACAGCGCGAGGCACAGCAGCACCAGGTCCACGAGGCCGCCCACGGCCGTGAGAATAGACACGACGATCTCCAGTCCGGTCATCGTCGCCAGTGTGACGCGCATCCGCCGCGCGTGTCAACCCCCGGAGAAACCCCCATGTTCGCCAAGATCGTAGCCCTCCTCGCCCGCCTCCCCTCCGACCGCGCCGCCGTCGACTGGGTAGCCCTCGCCCTGGCCGTCCTGGGCGGCGGTGCCCTCCTGCTGGGCCTCGTCACCCCCGACCAGCTGCCCGCGCTCTCCGAGGCGCTGGTGGGCCTTCTCGTGGCCGCGGGCGTGCGCGGGGCCAGCCTCGCGGCCAAGTCCAGCACCCAGGCCGGGGCCCAGGCCCTCGCCGATGCGGTCCAGTCGATCCGCGCCGGGAAGCCGGTCCCGGACGAGCTGCTCGCCTTGGCGGCCGCGCTGGTCGTGACCGCGCGGCGGGCACCCGCGCCCGAGCTCGTCGCCGGCGACGAAGGAGGCGAGTGATGGCCAGCGCAGCCGAGTCCCAGATCCCGACGATCCCTGGCGCACCGGTGCCGCGGATGTCGGCCGCCGGCGCGTCCGAGGCATCGGCGGTGCACGACCTGCTCGCCGAGCTCCGGCAGCTGGTCAAGACCGCGGCCCCGGCCGCGGCCATGTCCGCGGAGTTGACGATGACCCGGCAGTCGGCCAAGCGCCGGGGCGCGGCCGCGATCGTGTCCACGGTCGCGGCCATCACCTACGCGGTGATCGATGTGTTCGCTGGGCGTCAGGCCCAGGGCGTCGAGGAAAACCGCGAGCGCATCGAGGTCGTCGAGAAGAAGGTCGACGCCATCGCCGCGGACGTGGCCACGATCGCGGCCGCGGTCCGCGGTCGGGACTAGTGATCGGTCGCACGACGGTTGCGCCGGCCGTCGTGCGCGCCTACAACTGAGACATGCTCACGCCCCGCACTCTGCTGTGCCTGGTGCTGCCCCTGCTCGCCTGCGAGGAGGAGCACCTCTCCGACACGATCCAGGTCCGGTATTCCGCGAACACGGTGCACCACTCGCAGGAGACCCTCGATGAGGCGGCAGAGCTTCTCGGCATGGAGATCCGCGACCTGTACACGTATGAGCCCGGGTGGGCCGTCCGCGCGCTGGTCCTCCCCGCCACGAACTCGGTGGCGGGCGAGACTTTCTATCTCGGGAAGTGCGCGCGGATGGTCTGGTCCGTCGACAAAGGCTCGAGCCTCGCGCACGAGCTTGGGCACGCGACGGGGCTGCAGCACGTCGACGATCCGAACAATCTGATGTACCCCATTCCGGGGGACGAGCTGACCGACCAGCAGATCCACCAAATGAGGCGGGGCGCGTGGACGATTCAGCACTGTGGACTTTGGCAAGGACGAACGACAAAATGAAGCACACTCTCTCCACGCTCATCATTGCGACGGCGGTCCTCGGATGCCGCGGACATACTGCCGACGACGGCGGATACGGCGAACCCGCGACCTGCGAAGAGATGCCAGGTTGCGTCTGGGTTAGCGACTCGACCCCCAACAATCAGTACAACGGGTACGGCCACCAGTATTGCGACTGCTCAGGCGCGACGGGCAGCAGTAGCAGCGGTGGGGATTCCGGCTCGGCATCGACGGCCGGCTCGGCGTCCGGTTCCGGCGGCACCGCGACGACGACCGCGTCCACGTCCGCGTCGACGACCAGTACCGACAGCACGGCATCGGGCGCAGACTCGTCCGGCGGGATCACGATGTCCGGCTCGGCGTCGATGAGCGCGGGCGAATCGTCCAGCGACGGGGGCTCGAGCTCGACCGGCGACCCGCCGCCACCCTGCGAGCTCAAGAACTACCAGTGCCACATGAAGCGGATCCAGGTCTATTCGACCTCGATGTCTGGCGTGGACTTCCGCACGATCAATCCGCAGCCCGCCAACGCGGGCGAGGGCGTGACGTTCGATTGCGTCGACGTCGACATCCTGTTTTCGGAGTCCGCACTCAACGCCGCGATGCTCGAGCAGGCATGCCTGGAGGCGTGCTATCTCACCGATCCCGGTTTCGCGGTGTCGATCAACTTCGCGATGGGCGCTGACGCGTACGAGCCGACGAACCTCGACGCGGATCAGCCGAACCCGGTCTGCGTGATGGACTCGGTCTCGACCCTGCCCACCTACGGCGCGTCCGGTTCGGCTCACTGCGCGGTCGAGCACACGGCCGCGACCGACATCGACGACCTCGGCTACGCCACCGAGGATCAGTGCATGGTCGCGATCGAGTCCTGCGACGGGTGGGACCCGCCGTCGATCGTGACCCACACGACCGACCGCACGGGTCTCGTGCACACGACCACGATCCCGCAGTCGACGATCGACGAGTTCTTGTACAGTGACGGCTGGGGCTACCTCTACGCCTGCGACGCCGCGCGCTACCAGCAGATCATCAGCGGCGGCGCGGAGTCGTGGCAGATCGTGGAGGCGACCTCGGGCGAGTTCATCTACGCGATGGGCTTGCGCAACGGCGACAAGGACTTCACGATCGCGAAGTCGCCGACGTCGACGCAGTACGCACTGAACTCGTTCGCGGCACTCGCAGCGGCGTTCGATCAGATGGCGGGCGACAGCACGCTGACGTTGCGCTTCAAGCGGCAGAACGTCGCCGGCGCGTGGGTCACCCACACGATGTCGCTATCGTTCGTCTAGTTCGCACGACGCACGAAAGCCCCCGCACCGGTCCACGGTCGCGGGGGCTTTCGTCGTTCTAGCGCCGGTCGATCAGTCGATGAACATCTCGGCCCAGCCTGGGTAGGCGTCGAGCGTCTTCAACTTCTCCGGGGCCAACGTCTCCTCGTCGATCTCGTCGTCCTCGTCGTCCGCGAAGACATCGACCTCGACGAGGTGGACGGTGGTCCCCGGGACCCACGACACCATGACGCCGTTCAGGTCCACCGCGGAGTACAGACCGGGTTCGGAGACTGACAGGCACATGTACAGCGTCCCGCCGGGCACGACACGGAACCATTCCCCGGGCGCGAGGTCTTCGATCGTGACCGTCTCCGCGGGCTCGGGCTCGGGCTCGGGCGGGACCATCCGTGCCGCATCGGCAAGGGAGCCCCAAGGGCCTGGCTGCTGCTGCAGCGCTTCGTGCAGCATGCGTCCGCGCTCGAGGTTGTTCGCGTTCTCCCGTTGCAGCGCCTGCACGAAGGCGAGCCTGTGCATGCCCGCCGGTGCGGCGAACCGCACCGCGTACGTCCAGGCGTCCCTCGGCACGCTCCCGCAGTCCGCACACCCCGGGCAGTCTTGCAACAGCCCAGCCTCGGGCCAAGGTACGCGGCGGGTTCCGCCGCAGGTCGTGGTCTTGTTCGTCATCGTCGTTCCTCCTTCATTCCGTTCTCCTTCGTCGTCGGTGCAAGCCAGTACGCGACCGCGAGCGTGGCCGCGGCGAGCATTCGTCCGCCCCGGATCTCGCGGTCGAGCCGACCGACGCACGCGCACGGCCTCCAGCTGCCGTCGGCCATGAAGTCGAGACGGGTGTCGTGGCACCAGTCGCAGTAGTAGAGCAGCAGCAGGTCGGTCATCCGACACCTCGCAGGTGCGCGCGCCAGACCACCTCGTCGAGGGCCTCGATCACCGCCGCGCGCGTCCAGCCGTCCATCGCGGGGCGCCGCCAACCACAGTCGGTCAGCCGTTCGATCGTGTCGGCCGCTTTGATCAGTTCGGTGGGCAGGTCCGTCACAGCCGCACCGGCATGATGATCACGGTCCACGTCGTCTCGCGGCCTTGCGCGACGAGGAGTATGGGGTCGAGCTCGCCGCCGCAGCGCATGTCCCAGAACCCCGACTTGGTGCGCGTGGCCTTGTCGATCACCGGCAGCAGCGCGAGGTAGTGACCACCGACGCCGATCGAGTTCGCGGCCTTGCGCGAGGACTCGGGGATGACCTGATCGAGCGGCGGGAAGGTCCGCTTCGGGCTGCGGCACTGCACCGGTGCGGGGCCTCCGGTGATCGTGACCAGGTTGGCATCCCCGTCGACCTCGAGCTGGTCGCCCGCCTTGAGCCCGGCGATCGCCTGCAGCCACAGCGCGGTGGGTACGATCAGCGCGCCGGACCAGGACGCGCGCGGGTCCTCGCCGCGGATCGCGACGACGTGCCCGTTGGTCGCGGCGAGGCGCTGCCCCGAGACCGCGATGCCGCAGAGGTTCTCGCGAGCTGCGTCCTCGGAGGCGAACTTCAGGAGGGCCTTGACTTCGGCGACGGTGATTGTGATTGCCATCTCGACATCATCATGCCCGCGCCCGCGTCCACGCGCCAGGCCGTTCGTCGTGATATCACTCACCACGTTCTGGGTTGCGTCGGGGCCGACGTGACCGCACTATCCACGCTGATGCTCACGATCGAAGTCTTGCGTGGCGGGGTGACCCCGTGAACCCGCGCCACGTCGTCCGCTGCCCGTCCTGCCGCTGGGTCGGCGCCCGCGTCCGCGCGGGTGGTCCGTGCCCACGCTGCCAGACCGCGACCGTGCCCGCGCGCCGGTACCTGGTCGCGTGCAGCCGTGCACCGCACACGCCCCCGCCCCTGCCCGCGCCCACGACCTCGGTCGTGCGCCTGCGCTGGATCCGCGCCGGCATCGGACGCCGGCCGCTGCTCGCCGCGGTCGTGTCCCTGCCCTCGACCTGGTCGCAGCTCGAGGCGCGCTATGGCGAGCTG comes from the Deltaproteobacteria bacterium genome and includes:
- a CDS encoding matrixin family metalloprotease, which gives rise to MLTPRTLLCLVLPLLACEEEHLSDTIQVRYSANTVHHSQETLDEAAELLGMEIRDLYTYEPGWAVRALVLPATNSVAGETFYLGKCARMVWSVDKGSSLAHELGHATGLQHVDDPNNLMYPIPGDELTDQQIHQMRRGAWTIQHCGLWQGRTTK